Genomic window (Vigna unguiculata cultivar IT97K-499-35 chromosome 10, ASM411807v1, whole genome shotgun sequence):
GCCACAACAAACATCATACCTAGAAGGAACACAAACAGTTGTAGGAAGTCAACCATGCCACCTTCCAATTCCTCGTCCAACCTCAATCATACCCAATAGAAGGCAGAAACTCCAGCATAAGAGAGAACATATGTGGAAGTCATGAGGCTTaggtatgattttttttatgttgcacCACTTATTTTGGGGATATGATGTATTTTGCATCAATTAAATTTCTAAGTTAAGAATATTTTGTCTACTTTTATATTTCAACTTTTACATTTTAAGTACAAAAATCCATAAGAATACTGGATGTCTTTTTTGCTATTATCTTTATTGAATGTTTGTAATGGTTGTATTGGACACCAAACAAAGATTTCTTTAACGCAAACTTTTCATTAATTTACTAATTGATATAGCAATTCAGGTTTTGCAATTACATATTTGAAGTCAATAAAATCACAAATACAAACTAATATCCACAATACAAATTCAACACCACCTAATACAGattaaatcacataattttCATCAATCGTTCCAACACAATAATGTTAACTACAACCAATAAACACAATATCCCTAGTAAAATGTTAACAAACTTTCAGGATCCTTTAAGTTCTTTCTCCAAAATATATATCTTCCTCCTTTGCTTTATAATAGAACCATCCCTTTCATCATCACCATCTTCCGAGCACCATATAAAGTAATTACAAACAATGAAAACTTCACTTTCGCTCTATTATTGACAACATTGATAACAAAAAACAACCTTTATGTTAGTTGACACCACCTATTCATGAACGGACCACAAAAAAAGGGTGATGGATCTAACCATGTAATTAGGACAATCCTAAAATTGCATCCCACCATTTTTAGTAGTTCAAGCTTTTCTTAACACAGCAACCTCTCCACAATTGCAAGTGGGTGCTCCATCGTAAGAGAAAACCCCACCACCGTGATTAGATATCCTAGGATTTTGCATACCCCATGAGTTATAGGAGCAAGATGAAGAAGAGTGTCCCCTCGACATCACTCAAAATCAATAAAGCAAGGCAAATGAAGAAGAGCTCTAGCCCAATGAAGAACAACAATGAAATTAAGGCAAATGAACAATTCTCCCTCCATAAAAATACTGCATTGCCACCTCattgttaggtttataaggaGGGGTATCACTAGGGAGATACAAACACTAATGAGActtgagcccaaccacataaggcattaacaccactctcaacccaaaaccttaaggcaatgggtttgtgggtctttatctttatatagtACTCTACTACTCcttttctcatttctggtcaatgtgggaacttagactcacacttggattcctaacaatctccccctcaaaggtgagtcccttcaaccacattggtacactccccctccagcggaagcattcccaaccatgagtactccttttctgcccttttttgtaccacccattgccttaaggttttgggttgagagtggtgtcaaagccttatgtggttgggctcaagTCTCATTGGTATTTGTATCTCCCCAATGATACCCCTCCTTATAAACCTAACACTTATCACACAAGATTGATGCCAAGGTATTCAAAACTTGCCACGTTTTTGTTCCAAACTAACATAGGGGCACTATTTTGACTCAGTTTAACCAAAACTAACGGGAGGGAccattttaaactattttaacaaactggaggactaaattgagccCCAAAAAAATCAGGGCACCAAAATGAACCAAGCATaaaaattaggggaccaaaagACCAATTAAGcctataaaaaaatacacaaaccAGATAAAAGGGTAAACTAATGAAATTAGATTTCTAATCTACACAAATTTTTAAGTTCAATGAATAAGATATTCACTATCAACAATATATAGCACATGCAATTAACCTACTTAATTCAATGATAAACAATCCACTAAATTCTTAGAATATTTATCTGAATTTATGCATTGACTCAAACCAAAAGAAGCTTTGCACCCGTCATAAAGTGGATTatcttaacaattttattttattatattcaattttatattgtacaatttattaacattaaatgttgtactttataaaagaaataaaaaataccgaatttaattttcattaattttcggTGTATTAACATCTAATTTAAagtgataattataatttaaaaaaatttaaaatatataattttaaaaaagttaataaagtttGGGGGGGTCGTGGCCATTATGTAGACGACTATAATATATTGTCccaatttcaataaataaatcacaCAGGGATGGAGAAAGGAGACTCGACTCTGATGAAGGACGATGTATTGTACTTGAAGGACAAGCATGGTCTACTAGCAGCTTGGGTAGAAATGAATAAAAACCGGATGTATAAACTAGAGCTGAACATTTTGCAGAAAACATGTTTGAAGTTGGACGTGAAGGATGAAGCCATGATGTTGCATTTCTGATATGGGCGCTTGAATTTTTGAGGCCTTGCCGAGCTGTCAAAGAAGCAACCACTACTCAAACTACGTTGCATAATGTTTTAGAAGAAGTTTAGTGAAGAGTGTGTGCTCAAAAAACATCTGAGGACTACGTTTCCAAACATGGATGAGTATAGGGTGGAAGAGTAGCTCGTCCTAATACATATCGACCAGTGTGGATCAATTTCTCCTAGTTCGTTTAGtggtaaaaaatatttcatttcgTTCAGAGACAATTTCTCTCGAAAAGCTTGGGTGTATTTCTTAAAGTAGAAATCAAAAGCATTTGAAACGTTCAAGAAGTTCAAGTTGATGATGGAGAAAGAGTCCAATAAACAGATTAAAACAGTTCGTTCTGATAAGGGAGGAGAATTCACATTAGTAAAGTTCATGGAGTATTGTAAAGAGCAAGGTATAAGACATTTTCTCACAACTCCATTTTTACTGCAACAGAATGACATCGTTGAAAGGAAGAATTGGGTCATCCTTGATATGGTTCGAACAATGCTTAAAGGAAAAAACATGCCAAAAAAATTTTGGGCGGAGGCAATGCAGTGTGCTATATATGTCCAGAACAAGTGTTTGTATTCCAAACTAGATGGTGTGACACAAGCATGGCTTATGGTCGTTCAGTCCAGCTCAAAACAAAACTTGATGATAAAAGCAAAAGTTATGTTTTTATTGGCTATGATAAAGAGGCAAAAGCCTACAAACTGTATAACCTAGGTACATGCAAAGTTCTATAGAGTTTGGGAATATTCAGGTAGATGAGGAGAATGGATGGAAGTGGAAAGAGTTCTAGTGAGTTTTGGAATATTTAGGTAGATGAGGAGAATGAATGGAAGTGGAAAGACTCGAAGGTGAGGTCTTTCGGCAGCACAACCTCTGGGGGAGAGAGTTCAAAAATAACTAGGAGGAACCCGGAAACCACAAACGAGTATTCTAAGGAAGAGGCTGAACTTGTGCAACCCAAAACTTGGAGATAGTAGGACATCTATAATTCTACTGATGAGGTACATGTAGTGTGTTGGTTGGTAGGTGCAGAAGATGTTAAATTTGAAGAAGCCGATGAGATATGGAAGAAAGCAATGGATAAGGAGAtgaactcaattgaaaaaaataaaacatgggAGTTGATAGATCTACCATAGGAGCCCGACCAATTGGTGTGAAGAAGGTATACAAAAAGGAAACCAATTCAAATTGAGACGTAGAGCATTAAGGCTACAGAAAATAGAAAGACATTCATTATGATGAGGTCTTTGCACCTAGAACAAGGATGCAAACGATCCGACTATTGTTTTCTTTAGCAACACAACATGGACGGAGGATACAGTGAATTGTGTTTTGCATGGTGTGTGTCTCATCCCATTCTATCTCATTATGTGCGTGAGTGAGTTTTGTTTACAAAGTGGTAGTTTAGTTTACATGTTGGACTCTTTTACAATGATAGAGAAGTAAAGGAGCACTTTAATTTGAAAGCTTGGACCTATATAACGAAGGATTTTGATGTTATCAAGATGACTAAAACGCTACTTGAATCTATTAATTAACAAGCAATTACCACTAATAATCTTGATGCTCTACAAGTTGAACTACACCAAACCTTACATGGAAGGAAGTTCTTGTTTGTATTAGATAATTTGTGGGAAACCTATAATGATCGGAAGAGACTAAAGGCCATTCTTAAATATGGGGTTGTGTGAAGTAAGGTAATCATCACTACTCGTAAGGAAAATGTTGCCTTGGttaggggtgggcaaaaaatccaattttcttgatccaaacAACTTTTACtctgatccaatccatttaaaattcattttattaaaaatctaattcatttaaaatccattttattagatcaagatttcaattttatctacattttatatattcaatggattggatatccattatctaaatccatattttgaaatatggataatccaaaaaatccaattcaaattttaaatctaaatttttagttgggtaaGGTTTAGGTTGAGATTTACTAGTCGTATTCGACAGTCGGCCCTATGCAAATTTGGCCAAGTCAactgtgacccaaatttgaacGAATTGGTCTAAGTCGACCCTCAACGAAATTTGGCCATATTTGGCAGAGTCTGTCGCGACCAAGCTGTACAATTTGCAAACCTTGCTGCTATCATGTTGTTCATATCTACTTGAATTGCCGTGACATAAACAAATTGATTAAGTTGCGCCATATGGATCTAAGTGAAACCAAGTTGAAGGAGATGCCCTCAAATTTAAGTAAGCTAAATTGTCTCCAAACTTTGACTTCCTATGTTGTCAGCAGACTGAAGGATGGATTATAGGTTGGAGCAATGAAAAATTTTCCACACCTACTAGGAAAACTTTCCATATTAAACCTACAACAAAACGTGGATGCCAATGATGTTTTTCAAGGTAATTTGAAAAAGAAGGAGCTAATTGAGGAGTTAGAATTGGAATGGACCTACAACATTGAAGATTCACGTATGGAGAGAGAAGTACTTGACCAGTTGGAATAAGTGACTGCGATCATTGTTGGTCATTTCCACCACTTGGACAATTATCTTCTTTGCAACTACTCTCCATTGCTAGGCTCAAATCATTAAACCATGTTGGAGATGATTTCTATGGCACAGGCTCTTCTTCTTTTCAATCATTTGCAAGTCTGAAGCATCTAAAATTTATGGAACTGTCATGCTGGGAGGAATGGTTTTTTGCAAGTGATATAGCTACCGGTTTTCCTTCTCTTGAAGAGTTGTGCATATTCCACTGTCCCAAACCAAGATGAAATTACCTAGTAACCTTTCATCACTTAAAAGACTGTGGGTAGTTGAATGTGATGTACTCGAGTTACAAAACTCAAATGAGGTGGATAACAAAGTGTGTTGTTATCTGAGCCATTGTTGTGTTGTGTGGTAATGGAGTTGGATTACATCCATCTTCCACTACATCCTCTAGAATTTGAGCTCTGAAATAAGTTTTCACTTTTGTAGCCCACAAGTCAAAGTTTTCACCTACAAATAtcaaagaaaatggaagaaagTTGTTGCTTCATGCCATCATTTCTTTTGGGTATTTCCTTTCTGGATTGTATATGAATTTCTAACTAGTTTTTACTCCCTCTCACATGTCCTTAAAGATCAACTAAACTTGTGATACAATGTTACAAGATCAAACACAATgaaagaaaatgtgaaaaacgGAGAATAGAGCTTTTGGTTTTAGGTGCACAAGTAattaaaaaggagaaaaactcATTTCATTACTAAGTGTAGTAGGTAATATATTACAAAAGCATTTAAAtcagcaaaaaagaaaaagggaaataTACGATCAATTTAGGTGTAATTAAGATTTTCACTAATTTCAACTTAACAAAGCATAACaagtagaaaatataaaatatgatctTAAAATACATAGAAAAATCTTAGTTACTAACATGAAGGGAGAAAAAGTAATCATCTCATGAGATTGTAAAAGGTGAATAACTCTAAATGAAAGCATGCACTTGATCTCCTATAGATATTTTGACAGAGATTATTCCATGTCTCTTAATCAAATGCAAAGATGAATACTAATGAACAAAAGAAAGCTGAGTAGGAACCTCTGAAATGCTCTTGTTCAGAGTATTGAAGACTTCATGGTAGCTTAAGTTTAACGCAACTACACTTCCTTGATAAAAGTTTACGGCTATATATTTCAAAGGAAATCCTTGCCAATAATCCATCTCAGCTTCGTAGAAAGATGCTCAAAAGATTCACCGACTTACACAACGAAGTTTCAACAGTTTCAATCCTTTCATTTCCTTAAAAGcgtttgattcaaaacaatcACTATCAGTTGCATGCAATTTTAGTGTCATGTCAATCACTCAATGGCTTCTGTCCCCTGCGATGAAAAAAGCAGAAAAAGATAAACCACTTTTGTTTGTTCACAATGAAACTGAAAAAAATACATctttaaattatacataaaacaaatataatcaatgCAAAACGTGAAGTGAGATTGTAGAATTTGTTTCATGTATAAAGCGATGGGCTACGGTGCTAttatattgaaaagaaaacaaggaCTACCTAGCATATAGCAAAGCAAATAACAAAATATCGAACAACAGCTGTCTTTATTTCATAATGAATGTCTGTGTTTAAGAGTATTTCTTAAAGAAATATTGTTTgctaaaaaggaaaagaattaCAGATACTTTACCAAAGCATGCACGACTTTCCCACAGGTCCAATAATGGAACGCTCTCATTCACATCGTCAAGTACAGTGAGCATTCTTCTCCCAGAAAGTCCAAATATAAACGATCTTAACAATTTTTTCCACTAATTCAGCATCACTCCTTCAAGTTGAATAGGAATAATGGAAGAAGTCATGTATTACCAAAATTAAAGGACAAGTTCAAAATATGTTTGattgagtgagtgagtgagtgattTACCTGTAATTGCTCTCGTCCCATCCATAGAAATTCGCGGCTTTAGTGAGTGCGTGGCTCCACATGGACATGCCATGCTCCAGTTGTTGTGCTGAGAATGTTTGTTGTGCAGTTACTTTGAAGGCTTTTCCAAAATCACCCTTCTGAAGACGTACATCAGATGGCCGAATTTCGTAATACACGGGCAGGACATGTCGCGAATAAATTTCGTGCAATTCAATAATTTGTTGAAGCTGATGAAGACACCAAGAAGATTGAGAATAGGTTTTGGTGAAAACAACAATTGCTACCCGACAAAGATCGAGAACAGGTTCTTGGCTTTGCATTGGCTCGATTGCATTGTCATGGTGAAGGAAAGTGGTGAATCCAGCAGCAGAGAGGACAGAATCGAGATGAGAAATAAATTTCTTACAGATTTCTTCTCCAGTGAAGTGGATAGCCACATCATACATGGGTGGGAGTTTGGATGTTGAAGAGGCCAGTTGAATCGAAGGAATTGATGACGTCATCAAGTGTTAGAAGAGAAAGCAATAATGCAACACAGTGAGATATGGTCTCTGTTGGCACAAAACCATTCAAAATAGCGGAagctttaatatttattttatagatgtGGAAGTTTGGATGAGTATACATCGAACATCAATGGAAGTTTTGATGATGAAGTGAACATGAAGTGCCTGTAGAGAAAACAATAACGAAACAAAGTCAAAATTATGATCTGTACAAAAGGAAGCAAGAGAAACCAATAATGAAACAAAGTCAAACATATGATCTGTCCAGACACACAAGCATTAAAAGTACAGCaaatattaatacttttttCGTTAGTTGTGGAAGCCCACTAAGATATCAAGACATTTAAGAAATTAGATCCAGATCCActttaaccataaaaaaatgtattcgACGAATAACTAGGGTCGTTAGGgtatttatgaatatttgatCGACCAACTGTTGAAAAGTAATGTTAAGTGGGCAACCACACTTGGAAGCAGAGGCCGAGAGGCGGAGAGAGTCACTTTTTtcaatcacttttttttatcagcaaaaattatatatatttataataaagcaCTTGGAGTTTAAAGTCCCATTATTCAGTCTATTTatgtgtaatattttataacatcaaTAAATATAACCAAATTGTGACTTGatgattacaattttaaatttctgcCATGTTACACTACATATGTTGTGTTCTAATATAGATAAATACTAGCCATCTTCTCCAAGGacttttttaaagattttaaaataagtgtgaaataaatttaaaaagatagttgaataaaattatttaagtgtGTACAAAAGTTCCTATCAAAATGGAAAATGTCCTACCTTTAAGTATGGTTTGAACTATTGTACTTAACTATGAAAATATGAATCATAGTTGTTGACATAAATGTACAGATAATACAAAAAAGGCTTTTAACGTATGATATTTTAGGTCTTTGACGTCTGTCCAAACATCGACGTCGTATTAGGTGACGTCAAAATTGACGTCGGAAAGCAGAGCAGACGTTAATTAACGTCGGGGTCAGGAGAGTCAAACGTTAATTAACGTCGGGGCCAGGAGAGTCAAACGTTTATTAATGTCGGGGACAGGAGAGTCAAGCGTTAATTAATGTTGGGGCCAGGAGAGTCAAACGTTAATTAACGTCGGGGTCAAGAGAGTCAGACGTTAATTAACGTTGGGGTCAAGAGTTAGACGTCAAATAACGTCTGTGAAGGTTCTACCAGACGTCGAACagtgctgttttttttttaaagttttgttgtttttacaacattccCACACCTAAAAATCAGAAAAATTCCATAATAGTTTCTAAAAGCTTTTCTTAAAAGTATTAGCTTCCATATTCCAGAACTACTAGTTAATTAATAACTATAAAAAGCCATTGAATCAAATGCCttgtagtttaaaaaaaatgagtacaaCAATATTGCATAGCTATGATATTTTATACTACATAAATTTGTTAGGTATTTGTTATCCTCATGCCATCACCTTAATCTTATGTCGAGAGAAGAAAATAACTCTAGCAGATTACAAGAGATGATGTCTCATGACAAAATCAGACCAAAGAGAAACAAAAGACATATGAAAAAGAACATTACCTCAGTTACTTGCTGGTTTTGAGGTCCTTGATTTAACCTTACCTCACTCACCCCTCTTAATGGAGAATTAAAGATCAAGGAGTGACCACCTAAATATTACTCCAAGGCAACTTAGAGGTCAGTTTAAAGAAATGTAAACACTTCAACATcatttgtaaaaaagaaaaatactaagaaCTCTCATGTAATGAAAACATAAACATTATAGTTCATGGAATGAGTCATCCTTCATTATTTACTCCACCTTAAATTTATTATGACTCATTTTCGTATGGAGTTCACAACATTGATCACCACATCATGCTCATTTACCCTCCAAATTAGATATGTAGGTTatcaattcaatttcaatttcaatttcaaacgGCATGCATAATTAAAAGTCTAAAAGGAGGCAATTCACATGAAAGTGTCTGGTACACTCTTTATAATCATACACATATGAAAAGAATTACTTGCAGTATGCATCATGCCATTGTAATCACAATTAACACTCAATTTAGTAATAACCCTAAATTTAGAAATGGAAAACTAACCCCTTCTAGCAAAATGAAAGACGAACTTGGAGAGGGTGGCTTTAAGGTCTCTGCACGCTGTTAGCCAAATGGGGATGAAGAGCAAGTGGGACGAATCTCAAAACTCTAcaaatgaggatgaaaatgcaaaatattcggttcaaaatgcctaaatcaattcataatcaaatcccaaaaacTTTGATGGTGAAAAACGTTCGAAACTCACCTAGAGGAGGTCGGAATGGTGGTCGCCGGTGGAAAACACTTCTGGAAACAGTGCAACAATGTAGGGTTTCTGCGTTTCGCGTAGAGATAAGTAAAACTTAACGTCGGTGGTGAAGGAGTCCGATGTTAAGTGACGTCGGGGGAAACAACAGTCCGACGACCTTTTTTAAATGACGTCGGGGTTTTTTGGGtagacgttaaattacgtctgaTCTGGAACGGGCAAaacgttaaattacgtctgaTCTGGAACGGACAAACGTTAAAAAAGTccaataattaacaaaaatgccaccggtcATTTTTAACGTTGGACTGTTTTTGGGCAGACGTTATAGGGGTGACGGTATAacgcttttttgtgttagttaaTAATACCAACATACCCAAGTAAAAAAGAGTTCACTCCAAATTTCTCATAATGCAAAATAGATATCCAACAATGATTACCTAACAAATCCCCATCAAATTTCTTCTACAGGAAATCAATAggctgaaaaagaaaaacagttgATTAAAAAAGTTGCAGAACTCTTGTAATATAATTAGAactaaatgggtttttagaaacaaaatggatgaagattgtaatatagtaagaaacaaagctaaACTGATTGTTAAAGGGTATAATCAAGAAGaatgcattgattttgatgaaacatatgcacctgtagctaggctagaagctctGAGATTAcccttagcatatgcttgcatgtgtaactttaaattgcattaaatggatgtgaaaagtgcattcttgaatggtttctaaaatgaagaagtgtatgtatcacaacctcatGGCTTTGAGGATCATCtttatcctaaccatgttttcaaattgaaaaaggccttgtatggtttgaaacaagcaccacgacagtggtatgaaaggctaagtaACTTCcttttatcaaaaggttatgctagaggtgcaatggataaaacactcttcattagaaagcatgaaagtgatgttatacttgttcaagtgtatgttgatgatatcatctttggtttaaataataacatcttGTGTGAAGAATTTGTTGTAGCTATGcaaggagaatttgagatgtccatgatgggtgagcttacctactttctagggctgcaagtcaagcaactcaagcatggaacatttttaagtcaatcaaaatactgttttgacttcttgaaaaagttcaaaatagaGGATTGCAAGGAAGTTTCCACTCCAATTGCTACAAGTTGTCACTGCAATGGTTGGCCAACCAGTGGATTCAACTAAATATAGAGAGTTGATTGGGtatttgctctatcttacaacAAGTAGGCCAGATCCAGTTTGGTGTATGCTTAGGTTCCAAGAAAATCCAAAGGAGTCCACCTAAAAgttgcaaaaaggattctaaagtacctaaaaggagaaaccaatgttggtttatggtatccatgtgattctaacacaACTCTGCCAAGGTCGATCATATAGCAAAGTTTTGtcgaattgaaaaaaaaaaggagaaaaatcttCTTATAGAGGAAGACGACGAGGAGACAGGGATTTTAATGATAACAAAAAACTTGAATCAATCATTAGGAAAATGTGTCTTTAAATCTGTGGAATGCATTTTCAATAAGTTAAAAGGTTAGCTGTAGTAGTATTAAACTGTGACTTATTCAATcacttgatttattttttaatcgattgatttcacttaagtcaagtgaaatcaatcgattgatttggaaatcaacttattgaatttcgtaacagtttgactataagtgttgtgattttcgaaagagaggtaacTTGATCATTTTTTTAGAGCAAAACTATTTTAGAAACCATGGAAATCTCTCTCTTTCGCGATCATTCAgattgcagctgttgaagattgatcgtggatcaattcttggagcttttggcttatgtttgaagcttggagaaggtgaTTGTCACTAGTGCAGAATCACGTTTTAAActcgccttataggcttcgTTTACTGCGGAACCAAAGACTATAAggacgcggtggcatttttgaaaattttcgaacctttttgcctcgggtccctatccaaccgaagcctataagagattttatgcttcggttatcACTCAATCGAGGCCTATAACTCGTCAGTGTTCCCCCAAATTTCGAAATTACCACTGACAGCGGAGGCTTTGGCCTCGGGTAGAataggaccgaggcctatacgaCTTTATGCCTCGGTCATTAATGGAACCGAGGCCATAGATCTTATTTAGGGTTCCAAATTCGCGAACCCTGCACCTGTTCATCTTCTCTATGCCAACCCAAATTTTTCTCCTCTCCGTGAGCGTGGTGCAGATCTGTTTCGTTGCTGCAGATCTATTTCTGGTTCACGCGTGGAGGCTCGCGGTGAAGCTGCAACAATGGTGGTTCGCTGCCTTTGTTCGCCAATGGAGGTGCTGCTGCTGTGAAGCTGCCGCACGAGATAAACTGGTGCAGATTTACTCCAAGCGCGGTGATGAATGGATCTATTGTGGTGGTTATGTCGCAGAGGCCTGGTGTGGTTGTTGTTGTGTTGTTCGTTTTGGTTGCAGATCTGGAGCTTTCGTAGTGGCGGTGATGGTGGTATATACAAGGTTAGATGCGTGAATGGTGGCTGGTGCATGAATCTGCCATGGTTGGATGCGTGAATGGACAAGTTCTTCGAGGATGTGGAGGGCGTGAAAGAGGACATGAGAAGCGTGGAGATGCTGTACAGAAAGCTGCAAGAGGTGAACGAGGAGAGCAAAATGGCGAAGGCGATGAAGGAGATTCGGGCGCGCATGGATAAGGACGTGGAGCTGGTGCTGAAGCGCGTGAAGGTGGTAAAGGGGAAGCTGGAGGCGCTGGAGCGGTCGAACGCGGCGAACCGAAGCTTGCCGGGGTGCGGGCCGGGGTCGTCGACGGACCGGACGAGGACGTCGGTGGTGAGCGGGTTGGGGAAGAAGCTGAAGGACATAATGGCTGATGCGTGAATGGTGGCTGGTGCACGAATGGTGGCTGGTGCGTGAATCTGCCATGGTTGGATGCATGAAGATGGCTTGGGTTCTCATATACCCGAAACAAAAAAGTCTCTCTATGACTCCGGTTCCTTTGCAACCGAGACCAAACTTTTGGTCTCGTCCCAATGTGCCTCGGGTCTAAAACTGAGGCAGAATGACGAAaataaccggggccaaaagcccttactgcactggtgtGTGGTacgcaaggttgtgctaccactaaagt
Coding sequences:
- the LOC114166322 gene encoding disease resistance protein ADR2-like — encoded protein: MTSSIPSIQLASSTSKLPPMYDVAIHFTGEEICKKFISHLDSVLSAAGFTTFLHHDNAIEPMQSQEPVLDLCRVAIVVFTKTYSQSSWCLHQLQQIIELHEIYSRHVLPVYYEIRPSDVRLQKGDFGKAFKVTAQQTFSAQQLEHGMSMWSHALTKAANFYGWDESNYRSDAELVEKIVKIVYIWTFWEKNAHCT
- the LOC114166996 gene encoding syntaxin-125-like codes for the protein MDKFFEDVEGVKEDMRSVEMLYRKLQEVNEESKMAKAMKEIRARMDKDVELVLKRVKVVKGKLEALERSNAANRSLPGCGPGSSTDRTRTSVVSGLGKKLKDIMADA